In the genome of Pontibacter actiniarum, the window AGCCGTGGCAGCTAACGGCACAAGCGGACGCTTGCGCCAGGGCAGTAAACAGTTCAGCCTTGGGTAAGCAGCCGCTAAGCAAGTATGGCTTTGCAAGCCAGTCGAGTTACAAACTCGACGCTATAGTAAGACACGAGTTGCAAACTCGCGCCAGCAGGAGGAAAACTCGCGCCAGCGGGATTGTTAAAGTATAAGCAGAGGCGACTGGAGGCACAAGCGGACGCTCGCGCCAGAAAAGAACTTTGGAAGTATGACTGCAACATAGTAGGACACAAGTCTGAAGACTTGCGCCAGCATGAATGCCACATAAGGAACAGGCACAGCTTTCTTACTTTTAACTACTGCTCTATCGGTAAATTGCAGAACCACTATATACTTTGTAGTTTACCGACACAAACCCGCAGCTTACCGACTTCTCTCAAGGGCCTGCCTATTGCCTGTGGACGCGCAGGGCTGATTACAGTACCTTTATATCAGATACTTAAACAAAGGAACTATGGAAAACGGAAACCGACACCCCAACTACGGCGATAACTGGCAGAACCCGCGCCACAGCACCGGCGGCAAAGTAATGGCAGGCTTACTGCTCATAGCCGTTGGCGTACTCATACTTGCCTCCAAGCTCAACATCTTCTTTCTTCCCTACTGGGTCTTCTCCTGGCAGATGTTCCTGATCGTGCTGGGGCTGTTTATTGGCTTTCGCCACAACTTCCGCAAGTCCGGCTGGCTCGTGCTCGTGCTGATCGGCACCGTGTTTTTGATAAACGACCTGGTGGCCGGCTTTAACCTCCGCATCTATTTCTGGCCCATCCTGCTGATCGGCATTGGGCTCTGGGTAATGCTGAAGCCGCGGAGCCGCTACCCCAGGCACTTTCGCCGGGTCGGGAACGCTGGCCCCGCCGAGCCCGGGCCAGCGGCGGACAGCTACGGAAACAGCGAAAACGAGCCCGGAACAGGCACCTTCCACGACAACACCTATTCCTCTGAAGATATAGTAGACGCAACCGCTATCCTGGGAGGGATCAAGAAAAACATTATCTCCAAAAGTTTTAAGGGAGGTGAGGTCGTAAGCGTGTTCGGCGGCACCGAGCTTAACCTGAGCCAGGCCGATATGCAGCAGCCGGCCGTGCTGGAGGCAACCCAGATCTTTGGCGGCACCACCCTTATTATCCCGCCGCACTGGCAGATAAAGTCTGAGATGGTGGCCATACTAGGCGGCATCGATGATAAGCGGCCGGTGATGCCCGGCGGCTACGATCCGAACAAGGTACTGGTCCTCAAAGGCACAACCCTCTTTGGCGGGCTGAACATCAAGAGCTACTAAACGCACAGAAGCGCATGTCGCAGGTCCGAGTGATAATGATTTACCTGGCGTGGGCGCTGCTGTGGGCGGTGGTGCAAACCGCACTGCTGTGGTCGGTAGGCTTTAGTGCGCGGGTGGCCGTGAGCGACGCCCTGCTCACCAACCTGCTGCTGACGGTCGGGGGCTACGCCATGGGCACGGGCCTGCGCTACTACCAGCCAAACATACGCGAGGCGGCGCACCTGGTGGGCTGGAGCCTGGGGCTGGCGGTACTCAGCACCATGGTGTTCTACTGGGTTACCACAAGGGCCTTCCGGGGCGATGTGGTGTACCTCGATTTTGTGGACGCCACCCTGGCCGTGCGCTTCCTGTTTACCTGGCTGATGGTGCTGCTGCTACTGCTGCTAAGCTGGTTCTGGTTTTATACCTTGGAGCGCCAGCAGGACGAGCAGCGCCGTGCCGCCGCCGAAAAGCTGGCCCGCGAAGCCGAGCTGCACACCCTGCGCCAGCAGCTGCAACCGCACTTTCTGTTTAACAGCCTCAACTCCATCAGCGCGCTGGTGGGGGCAAAGCCGGAGCAGGCCCGCAAAATGATACAGCAGCTCTCCGACTTCCTGCGCGGCACCCTGCGCAAAGACAACCAGCAGCAAGTAAGTCTGACGGATGAGCTGCAGCACCTGGAGCTGTACCTGGAGATAGAGAAGGTGCGCTTCGGGCACCGCCTGCAAACTGCCATTGAAGTACAAAATGAAACAATGAACATGCACCTGCCGGCCCTGCTGCTGCAACCGGTGGTGGAGAACGCCATCAAGTTTGGCCTCTACGACACCATCGGCGATACCGTAATAAGTATAAAAGCCACCGCACAGGACCACCACCTGCTGCTGCAGGTGCAAAACCCTTACGACCCCGCCACCGCACGGCCGCAGCAGGGCACCGGCTTCGGCCTGAGCTCAGTGCAGCGCCGCCTTTACCTGCTCTACGCCCGGCAGGACCTGCTGCAAACCCGGCAGGAGGAGAACCAGTTTATCACCACCATTCAAATCCCGCAGAAAAATGATGAAGTGCCTGATCATAGACGATGAGCCCCTGGCCCGCAGCATTGTTGCCGAATACCTCCAAAAGCACCCCGGCCTGGAGGTAGTGCAGGAGTGCGGCGACGGCTTCGAAGGCGTAAAAGCCATTATGCAGCACCAGCCCGACCTGGTCTTCCTCGACATCCAGATGCCTAAGATCAACGGCTTTGAGATGCTGGAGCTGGTAGAGCAGGCGCCGGGGGTTATCTTCACCACCGCCTTCGACGAGTATGCCCTCAAGGCCTTTGAGACCAACGCAGTGGACTACCTGCTCAAGCCCTTTAGTCAGGAGCGCTTTGACGCCGCTGTGAAAAAATGGCTGGAGAAGCAAAGTATAAACGCCACGGAGAACAAGGCGGCCAGCTTGGGCAACGTTCCTGCAAAGCAGCCGGAAGAGCAGCTGCGCATAGTGGTGAAGGCGGCCAACGATATCCGCATTATCCCGGTGAAGGACGTCTTGTACCTGGAGGCCTACGACGACTACGTGAAAGTGCATACCACGGAAGGCCTCTTCCTGAAGAAGAAAACCATGGGCTACTACGAGCGCGTGCTGGACCCGAAGCAGTTTGTGCGCGTGCACCGCTCCTACATCATCCCCCTCTCCCAACTCACCCGCATAGAACCTCTGGAAAAAGACAGCCATGTGGCGCTGCTGAAGAACGGGGTACGCGTGCCCCTGAGCCGGAGCGGCTATACGAAACTGCGCGCTGTACTGGGCATCTGATAATTTTTTTTCGGATATAAATCTGGCCGCCCCGGCTTAGCGGCACGCGTTGGGAAGCAACCTGTTGTTGCTGGGCTTACACGGCCCGTTCATCTGTACTTTACGGCCGTTCGTCAAAAACACACAGCCCCCGCCAAGCTGCAAACGCCAGCGCACGCTTTGCAAACACTTGTATTTTACTCATAAACAAACATTTAAGAGCACCCTGTGTTAACTAAAGAGAGCCTCGGAAACTTTTGATATGAAAAATGTTTCCATAGTTTTACCCCCAATTAGCGGTATGGAAACAGCAGAAAGAACAGATCTCAAAGAAAAGATTAAGCGGGCGGCATTCAGCATGTTCTGCCAGCGCGGCATCAAAAGCGTGTCGATGGACGACATTGCCCAGCACCTGGCGATGTCTAAAAAGACCCTCTACAAGTGGTTTAAGAACAAGGATGAGGTGGTGTACGAGGCCACGGCCGACTACCTGTGCTGTGTGCAGCACGATTGTGAGGGCTACATTGAGCAGGCGCAGAATGCCATTGATGAGCTTTTCCAGGTTATGGCCCTCACGAAGCAGGTATTCTCACAGACTCACCCGTCCATTTTCCACGACCTGCAGAAATACCACCACGACAGCTGGCAACTGTGGCTGCAGCATAAAAACAGCTTTATGCTGCAGAAGGTGAAGGCCAACATCATCAGGGGCATGCGGGAAGGGCTTTACCGGAAAGACCTGAACGTGGACATCATGGCCCGCATGCGCCTGGCTATCCTGGAGCTGCCGTTCAATGCAGAGGTGTTCCCGCCGCACGAGTACGAGATCAAACAAGTGCAGCTGGCGGTGCTGGAGCACTACATGCTGGGCATGGCAACCCTGAAAGGCCATAAGCTGATCAATGAGTACAAGCAGATCACCGAAGAAGAATAACCACTACCTACTACCAACCGATAAAACTATGAGAAAACAGATCAGCCTGCTAATAGCCGTACTTGCGCTGTTGGGCAAGAGCTATGCCCAGGAGCCAATGCCGCTGGGCCTGCAGGAAAGTATAAAGTACGCCCTGCAGCACCGCGCCAGCCTGCAGGCCACGCGCAACGAGGAGAGAATCGCCAAGGCGCGTGTGGGAGAGATACGCGCCACCGGCCTGCCGCAAATAAATGGGACCGTGGACGCGGGGAACAACTTTGTGCAGCAGCAGAGCTTTATCCCGGCCATCATTGCTGATGAGAACGCGGATCCAAACGCCTTCATACCGGTAACCTTCACGCCGGCCTACACCAGTAACGCCACTGTCACCGGAAGCCAGCTGCTCTTCGACGGCTCTTACCTGATCGGGCTGAAGGCGGCCAAAACCTACACCGACCTTTCCCGCAAGAACACCGCGCAAAGCGAGATAGAGGTGGCCGAGCAGGTCAGCAAAGCCTACTACGGTGTGCTGGTGAACGGGGAGCGGATGGAGCTGCTGAACCAGAACCTGGTGCGCCTCGACACGCTGCTGAAACAAACGCAGGTGATGTTCGAGAACGGCGTGGCCGAGAAACTGGATGTGGACCGCCTGCGCGTGCAGCTGAACAACCTGAAGGTGGAGTTGCAGAAAACGCAGCGCCTGATGGAGCTGAGCGAGAACCTGCTCAAGTTCCAGATGGGCCTGCCCCAGGCGCAGCCGGTGCTGCTCACAGACGAGCTGGCGGAAGTGGACATTGACATGGGCCGGCTTTACCCGCAGAGCTTTGAGTACAGCAACCGCATTGAGTATTCCATTCTGGAGACGCAGCGCGACCTGGCCGAGCTGGACCTGCGCAACCGAAAGTCGGGCTACCTGCCCAAGCTGCTGCTCAACGCCCGCTACGGTTACCTTGCCGCCGGCAACGCCTTTAGCAATATTTCGAACCTGAGCAATTACCTGGAGTTCGGCTATGTGGGCGCGCAGCTGCAGGTGCCGATCTTCGACGGCCTGCGCAAGCACTACCAGATACAGCAGACCAAAATAGCGCTGGACAACACGAAGCTCGGCTTTGAGACGCTCCGCCAAAGTATAGACCTGGAGCTGGAGCAGGCCTCCACAGAGCTGACCAACGCCCTGGATGTGCTGGAGGCGCAGCAGGAAAGCCTGGAGTTGGCAAACGAGATTGCCCGGGTCGCCAAAATCAAGTTTCAGGAAGGCGTAGGCACGAACCTGGAGGTGGTGAGTGCCGAAACAGACCTGCGCGAGGCCCAAACCAACTATTACGCCGCCATATACGATGCCCTGATAGCCAAGGTAAACCTGGAGAAAGCCACCGGAACCCTACTGACAAAATAAAACTACTGAAAAACGATCTACTGAAAAAAACATGAAGCGCATTATAGGAACCTCATCCATGGCCGTGCTACTGGGCCTGGCAGCTTGCAACGGCGACAGCACCAAGGAAGAGCAGCTAAAGGAGTTAAAAGCACAGGAGGCGGCCCTGCAGGAGCAGATCGCGGAGCTGGAGGCAGAACTGAAGGCCGGAGGCAAAACCGTGGCCACACAGAAAAAGACGGTGCCGGTGTCGGTGGCGTCGCTGGAACAGGGCACCTTCCGCCATTACCTGGAGGTACAGGGCAAGGTGGAGTTTAACGAGGATGTGCTGGTAAGCCCCAAAGTGCCGGGTGTGCTGACGAGCATGCGCGTAGAGCGCGGCGACCGTGTTTCGAAGGGGCAGACCATGGCCACCATAGATGCGCAGGTGCTGGAGCAGAACATAGCGGAGGTACGCACCCGCCTCGACCTGGCCCGCATCGCCTACGAAAAGCAGCAGAACCTATGGGACCAGAAGATCGGCACGGAAATGCAGTACCTCACGGCAAAGAACAACAAAGAGGCACTGGAGCGCAGCCTGGCCGGCCTGCAACGGCAGCGGGACCAGTATAACATTAAAGCGCCGATCAGCGGCGTGGTAGACGAAGTAGTGCCGAATGCCGGAGAGGCGGTGGCGCCAGGCATGGGGGTTATCCGTGTGGTAAACCTGCAGGGCGGCAAAATTGTGGCCGAGGTGTCGGAAGCCTACCAGGCCAAAATCAACAAAGGCGACCAGGCGGTGGTCTTCTTCCCTGACCTGAACAAGGAGATAGAAACGACGGTGGATGTGGTGAGCAACTCCATTGACCCGACCAGCCGCACCTTTACCGTGGAACTGCGCCCGAAAGACTCCAGGGAAATCACGCTGCGCCCTAACATGGTGGCCGTGGTACGCATCCAGGACTACAAAAACGAAGGCACCATTGTACTGCCGGTAAACCTGGTGCAGAAAGATGAGAAGACGGAGTATGTGTACGTAGCCCGGAAAGTCGGCAACCAGTACGTAGCTACGCGCAAGGAGGTAGAGACAGGCGTGAGCTACGGCGGAAACGTGGAGGTGCTGAGCGGGCTGTCGGCCAGCGACAAAGTGATTACGGCGGGCTACCAGAGTGTAAACGAGGGGCAGCCAGTGGTATTTGCCGAGACGAGCCTGACCCAGCAGTAGCCTTAAAGCGATAAAACTATGAAACAGTTCAAGCCAACCAGTTGGTCGATCGATAATAAGACCAGTATCTACATCATCACCATAATTATCACGCTGGCAGGTATCTTCTCCTATATCAACCTACAAAAAGAGAACTTCCCGGACATTGTGATACCGACGGTGTTTGTGAGCACCATTTACCCCGGCACCTCCCCCTCCGACATGGAAAACCTGGTGACGCGGCCTATCGAGAAGGAGATAAAGGCCATCAACGGGGTAAAAGAGGTCACCTCCAACTCCGTGCAGGACTTCTCCATGATTACGGTCGAGTTTGAGACCGATGTGGAGGTGGCCGAGGCCAAGCAGCAGGTGAAAGACGCCGTGGACAAGGCCCGTACAGACCTGCCAACCGACCTGGACCAGGAGCCGAACGTGCAGGAGGTGAACTTCTCCGAAATCCCGATCATGTACGTGAACGTGGCAGGCAACTACAGCCTGGACCAGCTAAAGGACTACGCCGAAGAACTGCAGGACCGCTTTGAGGCCTTCCCCGAAATTACCCGCGTAGACATGGTGGGGGCGCTGGATAAAGAGGTGCAGGTAAACGTGGACCTCTACAAAATGCAGGCTGCCCAGGTAACGTTCACAGATATCGCCAATGCTATTGCGCGTGAGAACGTAACGGTGTCGGGCGGCAACATAACCGTGGGCGAGGCCAAGCGCTCGGTGCGCGTGGTGGGCCAGTACGCCGACCCTGAAAAGATCGGCGACATTGTGCTGAATTCCGTGGCAGGCGCCAACATAAAGCTGCGCGACATTGCCGAGGTAAAAGAAGGCTTTGAGGAGCAGGAGAGCTATGCGCGCCTGGGCAACCAGCCGGTTATTACCCTCAACGTCATCAAGCGAAGCGGCGAGAACCTGATCGAGGCCTCTGACCAGATCCGCGAAACGATTGAGGAGATGCAGGGGGCCACGCTGCCAAGCGACCTGAACATCACCATCACCGGCGACCAGTCGAAACAGACGCGCCACACCCTCAACGACCTGATCAACACGATCATCATCGGGTTTGTGCTGGTTACCCTGATCCTGATGTTCTTCATGGGCACCACCAACGCTATTTTCGTAGGCCTGTCGGTGCCCATCTCCATGTTCCTGGCCTTCATCCTGATGCCAACCTTTGGCTTCTCCCTGAACATGATCGTGCTCTTCTCCTTCCTGCTTGCCCTCGGGATAGTGGTAGACGACGCCATTGTGGTGATCGAGAACACGCACCGCATTTACCACACCACCAGCATGAGCGTGGTGCAATCGGCGAAAGCGGCGGCTGGCGAGGTTTTCGTGCCCGTGCTGGCCGGTACGCTTACCACCGTAGCACCTTTCCTGCCGCTGGCTTTCTGGCCGGGCGTGGTGGGCAAGTTTATGTTCTTTTTGCCTATCACGCTGATCGTAACCCTGGTTTCGTCGCTGCTCGTGGCCTTTATTATCAACCCGGTGTTTGCCGTCTCTTTTATGCAGAAGCACGGAGAGCAGGAGGCGTCGCCCCGCTCCCGCAAGGTTTTCTGGATACTGCTGGGCATTGGCTTTGCGGTGGCGGTGGTGGGCTACATCGCTGGCTGGTACGGTACGGCTAACCTGGTCATGCTTGCTATCTTGCTGGTGCTGCTCAACAAGTACGTTCTGGCGGGCCTGATCGATAAGTTCCAGAACCGGATGCTGCCGCGCTTTATGGCCGGCTACGAAGCCCTGCTGCGCTGGATGCTGGTGGGCAGGCGGCCAATCGCCGTATTTGTGGGCATTGTCGGCCTGCTGATCTTCTCTGTTGCCCTTACCGCCATCTGGCCGCCGAAGGTGGAGTTCTTCCCCAGCGGGCAGCCAAATTTTGTGTACACCTACATCAACATGCCCATCGGTACTGACCAGGCCGTTACAGACTCAGTGACCAAGGTGGTGGAGCGGCGCATCTACAGTGTTATTGGGCAGGATAACCCGGATGTGGAGTCTGTGATCTCTAACGTGGCCATCGGGGCCGGAGACGAAAACGACCGCTCCCAGACAGCACAATCTCACAAAGGGAAGGTTACCGTTGCCTTTGTTGAGTATAAAGACCGAAAAGGAGAGAAATCGACGAGCGAATACCTCACGGACATACGCGGGGCGGTGAGGGGAATTCCCGGCGCAGACATCACAGTGGACAAGGAGCAAAGCGGCCCTCCGGTTGGCAAGCCCATCTCGGTGGAGGTGGCCGGCGAGGACTTTAAGGGCCTGATAGCCCTGTCCAAGCAAGTGGAGCAGTACATAGACCAGCAGGGGATTGAAGGGATAGAGGAACTGCGCTCCGACCTGGAGGACAGCAAGCCCGAGATCGTGCTCAACATTGACCGCGAGCGCGCTAACCGCGAGGGAATCAGCACGGGCCAGATTGGCCAGGAGGTACGCACGGCGATCTTCGGCAGGGAAGCCTCTAAGTTTAAGCTGGATGAGGAGGAGTACCCGATTCAGGTGCGCTACGCCGAGCCGTACCGCGATAACATCGACGCGCTGCTGGACATGCGCATCACCTACCGTGACATGAACTCGGGCCTGGTTCGCCAGATTCCGCTCTCCTCGGTGGCCACGATCGATTACTCGACCACCTACGGGGGCATCAAGCGCAAGAACCTAAAGCGCGTGGTAACGCTGGAGTCGAACGTGCTGGACGGCTACAACGCCAACGAGGTGGTGCAGCAGATAGAGGAGGCGCTGCAGAACTTTGACACGCCGGAAGGCTATGAAATCGGTATGGGAGGCCAGCAGGAAGAGCAGGAGGAAACGGCCAACTTCCTGCTGGTGGCGCTGGTGGCGGCATTCTGCATCATCTTTTTGATTCTGGTGACGCAGTTTAACTCCATCTCCAAGCCGTTCATCATTCTTTCGGAGGTGCTGTTCTCCATTATTGGCGTACTTTTGGGCTTCACAATCTTCGGCATGGATATGTCTGTTGTGATGACGGGTGTGGGGGTTGTGGCGCTGGCCGGTATCGTGGTAAAGAACGGCATCCTGATTGTGGAGTTTACGGACATCCTTTTAGGGGAAGGCAAGGAGCTGCGGGAGGCAATTGTGGAGGCCGGCAAGACGCGCCTGAACCCCGTGTTGCTGACGGCCACGGCCACCATTTTGGGCCTGATTCCGCTGGCGATCGGCCTAAACCTTAACTTCTATACTTTGTTTACGGAGTTTGAGGCGGGTTTCTTCCTGGGCGGCGACAGCGTGGCCTTCTGGGGGCCTCTGGCCTGGACTATTATTTTTGGTTTGGGCTTTGCTACAATTGTAACGCTTTTGGTTGTGCCGGTGATGTACCTGCTTAACGAAAAGCTGAAAGATAAATTAGTCGGAAAGAAAAAGCGCGGAGAAATGAGACTGCAGGAGCAGCGCGTGAATGGTAAAGTTAGAGAATACACACTTTAATATTATGCTTATTACAACAGACAATGCTATTGAGCGCGAGGTTATCCGCATCATTAGCAAGACCAAGGAGATAAAGCCAGACCGCCTGCAGACCAGCAAGCGCCTGTTCCAGGACTTTGGCTTCGACACCGTGGACCTGGTGGATATCATTCTGGAGCTGGAGAGAAACTTCCAGATCACGATTCCGGATGAGGTGCCCATCGACACCGTTGGCGACTTCGTAGACTTTGTGGCGACCCACACGATCAGGAAAGCCAGCTAGAAGAAACACTACATTAAAAACTCAAAGCCCTGGAGCCACAGCTTCAGGGCTTTTTTATGGCTTCTTGTGCCTCCCTTGCTGCACCCGCCTTAAAACAAAAAGCGGCACGGCTTGCCGCATCGCTTTTGCTCTTTTGCGCCATTTACACAAACAGCGCGGTTATACCGGTGCACCAGCCAAAGCCAGGGCAAGTTTGTAATCAGGCAGGAAGTATAAATCAGGATAGTAAAGTGTAGCGATAGGCTGTTCTTAAAAAATGGAGATTCTGTACGCCTTCAGTTTTTTATCCAGGCCTTTTGCGTTTCCGCAGACACTGTCGAGCAGTGCCCAGAAGTGCGGCCCGTGGTTCTTTTCCACTGTGTGCGCCAGCTCATGCAGGATCACATAGTCGCAGAGGGCATCGGGCAGGCGCATCAGGTGCAGGTTCAGGTTAATGTTGTTGGTGTGGGAGCAGCTGCCCCACCGGCTTTTGGCGTTCTTAATAAAGACGCCCTGGTACTCAAACCCGAACTTTTCGGCAAAGTACTGCACCCGCTGCGGCAGGTACTGCTTGGCCTCTTTGCGGTAAGCCTCCTCAATAGACTTGCGGATAAACTTCTGCACATCCGGGTCATTCACCTCTTTAAAGGCGGGGTAGAACACGTTAATGTGGCCTTCCTGAATTACACAGCGCATGTCATAGCGGGCGTGGGTTAGCAGGCGCAGGGTGTGGTGCTTCGTTTTAAACTCACTGTTGTGGTCGTAAACGGTTACCTGCTGCTCCTGCTGCTGCATGCGCGCCTGGTGCTCTCTGATCCAGCTGGCTTTGGTGTAAATAAGCTGCTCGGCTTTCTCAAAGCTAATGTGCGGCGGCACTGCCACCCGTACACCCTTTAAGGGGCGCACACTGATACTCAGGCGCTTGGCTTTGTCGCTTCGCTCAAACAGCACTTTACCGATTCCATCGATGTGAAGGTTGACGGACGTAAGACGTAAGAATGATGAAGACACTTGGCTAAAGGTTAAAGTACAAAATCATCTCGCCAAAGATAGGTATTAATTTCATTAAAAAAAGCCTGATGATGAAGCTTTTGTGAGTTTCAAACAAAATTAAAACATTTGTATTGTACTATATTTTAGCCAATAAATTCAGAATATCAGGCAGTTCCGCTGCTTCTGGCGCACGGGCTTAAGTCCGCTAAAGTACAAAAAAGCAGCGGCAGGCCATAGAATAGCCTGCCACTGCTTTTGCTTTAAATAGGTTAAGTTAGCGCACGTTGCCGCCGGTTGGGCCCTCGTCCGTGTTCTTCTTAGACTGTCGGCTGCTATCGGTGGTGGCGGAGCGCATCGTCTCTTCGCGGGTGTTCGTCGCTGCGCCCTTTGCATCCGTGCTGTGGCCCTGCGAGGAGTGCTTCGCCTTCGGATCGTTTTGCCCCTGCTTCGGCTCGCCCTCCACCGGGTTCGGGTCGTTGCGGTTTTTATCGCTCACGTTGCGGTACTGCTCACCAGTGTGCTTATCCGGAATGCGGCCTGTTTTAAGGTCTCCTTTGGCGTCTTGTGCTGTTTTTTCCCAATCTTTTTTATTTGTTTTCATGATGTTCTGGTTTTAGTTAAATGTCTTTTTTAGTGTCTACCTGTA includes:
- a CDS encoding efflux RND transporter periplasmic adaptor subunit produces the protein MKRIIGTSSMAVLLGLAACNGDSTKEEQLKELKAQEAALQEQIAELEAELKAGGKTVATQKKTVPVSVASLEQGTFRHYLEVQGKVEFNEDVLVSPKVPGVLTSMRVERGDRVSKGQTMATIDAQVLEQNIAEVRTRLDLARIAYEKQQNLWDQKIGTEMQYLTAKNNKEALERSLAGLQRQRDQYNIKAPISGVVDEVVPNAGEAVAPGMGVIRVVNLQGGKIVAEVSEAYQAKINKGDQAVVFFPDLNKEIETTVDVVSNSIDPTSRTFTVELRPKDSREITLRPNMVAVVRIQDYKNEGTIVLPVNLVQKDEKTEYVYVARKVGNQYVATRKEVETGVSYGGNVEVLSGLSASDKVITAGYQSVNEGQPVVFAETSLTQQ
- a CDS encoding sensor histidine kinase; the protein is MSQVRVIMIYLAWALLWAVVQTALLWSVGFSARVAVSDALLTNLLLTVGGYAMGTGLRYYQPNIREAAHLVGWSLGLAVLSTMVFYWVTTRAFRGDVVYLDFVDATLAVRFLFTWLMVLLLLLLSWFWFYTLERQQDEQRRAAAEKLAREAELHTLRQQLQPHFLFNSLNSISALVGAKPEQARKMIQQLSDFLRGTLRKDNQQQVSLTDELQHLELYLEIEKVRFGHRLQTAIEVQNETMNMHLPALLLQPVVENAIKFGLYDTIGDTVISIKATAQDHHLLLQVQNPYDPATARPQQGTGFGLSSVQRRLYLLYARQDLLQTRQEENQFITTIQIPQKNDEVPDHRR
- a CDS encoding efflux RND transporter permease subunit, whose protein sequence is MKQFKPTSWSIDNKTSIYIITIIITLAGIFSYINLQKENFPDIVIPTVFVSTIYPGTSPSDMENLVTRPIEKEIKAINGVKEVTSNSVQDFSMITVEFETDVEVAEAKQQVKDAVDKARTDLPTDLDQEPNVQEVNFSEIPIMYVNVAGNYSLDQLKDYAEELQDRFEAFPEITRVDMVGALDKEVQVNVDLYKMQAAQVTFTDIANAIARENVTVSGGNITVGEAKRSVRVVGQYADPEKIGDIVLNSVAGANIKLRDIAEVKEGFEEQESYARLGNQPVITLNVIKRSGENLIEASDQIRETIEEMQGATLPSDLNITITGDQSKQTRHTLNDLINTIIIGFVLVTLILMFFMGTTNAIFVGLSVPISMFLAFILMPTFGFSLNMIVLFSFLLALGIVVDDAIVVIENTHRIYHTTSMSVVQSAKAAAGEVFVPVLAGTLTTVAPFLPLAFWPGVVGKFMFFLPITLIVTLVSSLLVAFIINPVFAVSFMQKHGEQEASPRSRKVFWILLGIGFAVAVVGYIAGWYGTANLVMLAILLVLLNKYVLAGLIDKFQNRMLPRFMAGYEALLRWMLVGRRPIAVFVGIVGLLIFSVALTAIWPPKVEFFPSGQPNFVYTYINMPIGTDQAVTDSVTKVVERRIYSVIGQDNPDVESVISNVAIGAGDENDRSQTAQSHKGKVTVAFVEYKDRKGEKSTSEYLTDIRGAVRGIPGADITVDKEQSGPPVGKPISVEVAGEDFKGLIALSKQVEQYIDQQGIEGIEELRSDLEDSKPEIVLNIDRERANREGISTGQIGQEVRTAIFGREASKFKLDEEEYPIQVRYAEPYRDNIDALLDMRITYRDMNSGLVRQIPLSSVATIDYSTTYGGIKRKNLKRVVTLESNVLDGYNANEVVQQIEEALQNFDTPEGYEIGMGGQQEEQEETANFLLVALVAAFCIIFLILVTQFNSISKPFIILSEVLFSIIGVLLGFTIFGMDMSVVMTGVGVVALAGIVVKNGILIVEFTDILLGEGKELREAIVEAGKTRLNPVLLTATATILGLIPLAIGLNLNFYTLFTEFEAGFFLGGDSVAFWGPLAWTIIFGLGFATIVTLLVVPVMYLLNEKLKDKLVGKKKRGEMRLQEQRVNGKVREYTL
- a CDS encoding LytR/AlgR family response regulator transcription factor, with the translated sequence MMKCLIIDDEPLARSIVAEYLQKHPGLEVVQECGDGFEGVKAIMQHQPDLVFLDIQMPKINGFEMLELVEQAPGVIFTTAFDEYALKAFETNAVDYLLKPFSQERFDAAVKKWLEKQSINATENKAASLGNVPAKQPEEQLRIVVKAANDIRIIPVKDVLYLEAYDDYVKVHTTEGLFLKKKTMGYYERVLDPKQFVRVHRSYIIPLSQLTRIEPLEKDSHVALLKNGVRVPLSRSGYTKLRAVLGI
- a CDS encoding M48 family metallopeptidase, with the protein product MSSSFLRLTSVNLHIDGIGKVLFERSDKAKRLSISVRPLKGVRVAVPPHISFEKAEQLIYTKASWIREHQARMQQQEQQVTVYDHNSEFKTKHHTLRLLTHARYDMRCVIQEGHINVFYPAFKEVNDPDVQKFIRKSIEEAYRKEAKQYLPQRVQYFAEKFGFEYQGVFIKNAKSRWGSCSHTNNINLNLHLMRLPDALCDYVILHELAHTVEKNHGPHFWALLDSVCGNAKGLDKKLKAYRISIF
- a CDS encoding acyl carrier protein — encoded protein: MLITTDNAIEREVIRIISKTKEIKPDRLQTSKRLFQDFGFDTVDLVDIILELERNFQITIPDEVPIDTVGDFVDFVATHTIRKAS
- a CDS encoding TolC family protein: MRKQISLLIAVLALLGKSYAQEPMPLGLQESIKYALQHRASLQATRNEERIAKARVGEIRATGLPQINGTVDAGNNFVQQQSFIPAIIADENADPNAFIPVTFTPAYTSNATVTGSQLLFDGSYLIGLKAAKTYTDLSRKNTAQSEIEVAEQVSKAYYGVLVNGERMELLNQNLVRLDTLLKQTQVMFENGVAEKLDVDRLRVQLNNLKVELQKTQRLMELSENLLKFQMGLPQAQPVLLTDELAEVDIDMGRLYPQSFEYSNRIEYSILETQRDLAELDLRNRKSGYLPKLLLNARYGYLAAGNAFSNISNLSNYLEFGYVGAQLQVPIFDGLRKHYQIQQTKIALDNTKLGFETLRQSIDLELEQASTELTNALDVLEAQQESLELANEIARVAKIKFQEGVGTNLEVVSAETDLREAQTNYYAAIYDALIAKVNLEKATGTLLTK
- a CDS encoding TetR/AcrR family transcriptional regulator; protein product: METAERTDLKEKIKRAAFSMFCQRGIKSVSMDDIAQHLAMSKKTLYKWFKNKDEVVYEATADYLCCVQHDCEGYIEQAQNAIDELFQVMALTKQVFSQTHPSIFHDLQKYHHDSWQLWLQHKNSFMLQKVKANIIRGMREGLYRKDLNVDIMARMRLAILELPFNAEVFPPHEYEIKQVQLAVLEHYMLGMATLKGHKLINEYKQITEEE
- a CDS encoding LiaF transmembrane domain-containing protein yields the protein MENGNRHPNYGDNWQNPRHSTGGKVMAGLLLIAVGVLILASKLNIFFLPYWVFSWQMFLIVLGLFIGFRHNFRKSGWLVLVLIGTVFLINDLVAGFNLRIYFWPILLIGIGLWVMLKPRSRYPRHFRRVGNAGPAEPGPAADSYGNSENEPGTGTFHDNTYSSEDIVDATAILGGIKKNIISKSFKGGEVVSVFGGTELNLSQADMQQPAVLEATQIFGGTTLIIPPHWQIKSEMVAILGGIDDKRPVMPGGYDPNKVLVLKGTTLFGGLNIKSY